A window of the Desulforapulum autotrophicum HRM2 genome harbors these coding sequences:
- the miaA gene encoding tRNA (adenosine(37)-N6)-dimethylallyltransferase MiaA: MNKKKIILVCGPTGVGKTGFAIDLATRVGAEIIGADSMQIYRYMDVGTAKPDAREQSAVRHYLVDVVDPDQDFDAACFARMADLAIEELHKKGRAAVVAGGTGFYFKALVHGLFRGTKADPRVLAALEQEAAKGVDLHARLLRVDPSAAAKIHPNDLFRVIRALEVATTHNATISSLQEAHGFEGERYRALKFGLYMDREKLYQRIEKRVDMMLDQGLIQEVEGLLNRGYTSDLKSMQSIGYRHVCLYLKGEIGFNEMVGLLKRDTRRYAKRQLTWFRREKEMIWLMPQEIERAFSLASDFLVDRD, from the coding sequence ATGAATAAAAAAAAAATTATCCTTGTTTGCGGTCCCACAGGCGTAGGAAAAACCGGGTTTGCCATTGATCTTGCCACACGTGTGGGTGCAGAGATCATCGGTGCAGATTCCATGCAGATCTATCGTTACATGGACGTTGGAACGGCAAAACCCGATGCACGGGAGCAGTCAGCGGTCCGTCATTACCTTGTGGATGTGGTGGACCCGGACCAGGATTTTGATGCGGCCTGTTTTGCCCGCATGGCGGATCTTGCCATTGAGGAACTCCATAAAAAAGGAAGGGCGGCAGTTGTGGCCGGGGGCACGGGTTTTTATTTTAAGGCCCTTGTGCATGGGCTTTTCAGGGGAACAAAAGCCGATCCAAGGGTCCTTGCGGCACTTGAACAGGAGGCGGCAAAGGGAGTAGACCTCCATGCCAGGCTTTTAAGGGTTGATCCATCTGCCGCTGCAAAAATTCATCCAAATGATCTATTCAGGGTCATCCGTGCCCTTGAGGTGGCCACCACACATAACGCCACCATTTCATCCCTGCAAGAAGCCCATGGGTTTGAAGGTGAACGATACAGGGCTTTAAAGTTCGGCCTTTACATGGACCGTGAAAAACTGTACCAGAGAATAGAAAAACGGGTGGACATGATGCTTGACCAGGGATTGATCCAGGAGGTTGAAGGACTTCTTAATCGTGGATATACGTCGGATTTGAAATCCATGCAGTCCATTGGGTACAGACACGTGTGTCTGTATCTCAAAGGAGAGATCGGTTTTAATGAAATGGTGGGGCTGTTAAAACGTGATACCCGCCGTTATGCTAAACGTCAACTTACTTGGTTCAGGCGGGAAAAAGAAATGATCTGGCTCATGCCCCAGGAGATCGAGCGGGCTTTTTCCCTTGCATCAGATTTTCTTGTTGACCGGGATTGA
- a CDS encoding penicillin-binding protein activator, with translation MKTRNNRLVVVPQLAVMPQVVVVLLLAVALVMLTSCGVKPPLAPGVEISEPQVEEAPAVVSEKTEAETAFELAQGLEEKGLVVDVLRLYAKALKFAPEHEKDRVRSSLNRFLATVDTAELEGIAASEDASFPRAEILYRLGLNYGSQGNNQLAIDTFVRFLQDHPDHQDGENARQLVLLLQEHLFKKNSVGCLLPLSGRFSIFGERALKGIELAVQDFSNQYHVKINVLIKDTRSDNDQTVTCVQELAAEKVAGIAGPIITAEVAGQTAQHLGLPLIAMTQKTQVARDGEYVFSNFLTPEIQTQALASYASRMLQVKKFAILYPDDRYGRTYMNLFMDKVIEMGGEILGAESYGKDQTDFSDAIKKLTRQFSRQSSFASTAFFIPDSPGKVGMILPQLAYHDITGCYLLGTNLWHDDSLITSAKKYAVNTVITDGFFANGMNLKAKAFAERFRSLYGEDPGFLEAVAYDTLTMLVQTAMEPGVNSRADLRAGLSDKRVFEGVTGRTMFDPDGNAQKELVFITIKQGEFRELSR, from the coding sequence ATGAAAACAAGAAACAACAGATTGGTTGTCGTGCCCCAATTGGCTGTCATGCCCCAGGTGGTTGTGGTGTTGCTATTGGCAGTGGCGTTGGTGATGCTCACTTCGTGTGGGGTAAAACCCCCTCTGGCTCCAGGGGTTGAAATTTCTGAACCCCAGGTTGAGGAGGCTCCAGCGGTTGTGTCGGAAAAAACAGAGGCTGAAACAGCCTTTGAACTTGCCCAGGGTCTTGAAGAGAAGGGGCTTGTCGTTGATGTCCTGCGCCTGTATGCCAAGGCCCTTAAATTTGCACCTGAACATGAAAAGGATCGGGTGAGGTCGAGTCTCAACCGATTTCTTGCCACGGTTGACACTGCTGAACTTGAGGGTATAGCAGCATCGGAAGACGCGTCGTTCCCAAGGGCTGAGATACTTTACCGACTGGGGCTCAACTATGGATCCCAGGGAAATAATCAGCTTGCCATTGACACCTTTGTTCGCTTCCTCCAGGACCATCCCGATCATCAGGATGGTGAAAATGCAAGGCAGCTTGTCTTGCTTTTGCAGGAACATCTGTTTAAAAAAAATTCGGTGGGTTGCCTGCTTCCCCTGTCTGGACGGTTCAGCATTTTTGGAGAACGGGCCCTCAAGGGCATTGAGCTTGCCGTTCAGGATTTTTCAAATCAATACCATGTGAAGATCAACGTGCTCATCAAGGATACCCGATCTGACAATGATCAGACAGTCACCTGTGTTCAAGAACTGGCCGCTGAAAAGGTGGCAGGCATAGCAGGACCGATAATAACCGCAGAGGTGGCCGGCCAAACGGCCCAGCATCTGGGTCTTCCTCTGATTGCCATGACACAGAAGACCCAGGTGGCCAGGGATGGAGAATATGTGTTCTCTAATTTTCTGACACCTGAAATCCAGACCCAGGCCCTTGCCTCCTATGCCTCACGAATGCTTCAGGTGAAGAAGTTTGCCATCCTTTACCCTGATGATCGATATGGCAGAACCTATATGAACCTCTTCATGGACAAGGTGATTGAGATGGGAGGTGAGATCCTGGGGGCAGAATCCTATGGAAAGGACCAGACTGATTTTTCCGATGCCATTAAAAAACTCACCCGGCAATTTTCCCGGCAATCAAGCTTTGCTTCTACGGCGTTTTTTATTCCAGATTCCCCTGGCAAGGTGGGGATGATTCTTCCCCAGCTTGCATACCACGACATCACCGGCTGCTATCTTCTGGGAACAAACCTCTGGCATGATGATTCCCTGATCACTTCTGCAAAAAAATATGCCGTAAATACCGTCATCACAGATGGTTTTTTTGCTAATGGAATGAATTTAAAGGCAAAGGCCTTTGCCGAGCGATTTCGCTCTCTGTATGGGGAGGATCCGGGGTTTTTGGAGGCCGTGGCCTACGATACCCTGACCATGCTTGTTCAGACAGCCATGGAGCCGGGCGTTAATTCAAGGGCCGACCTGAGAGCAGGACTGTCAGACAAAAGAGTCTTTGAGGGCGTTACAGGCCGAACCATGTTTGATCCGGACGGCAACGCCCAGAAGGAGCTTGTCTTTATTACCATCAAGCAGGGTGAGTTTCGTGAGCTTTCCCGTTGA
- a CDS encoding ATP-dependent 6-phosphofructokinase — MKEKTITTKIETLGEAKVLSPLAAKAQGGYTERFVKDEDRVLIDVNLNKIKDTIKNNVEPPSFEKAGPREKIYFDPSKLKCAIVTCGGLCPGLNDIIRSVVLELYHCYGVKNIYGIRHGLQGFIPEFGHEVMELTAASVSNILDMGGTILGSSRGTQDIGTIVDCLERMNIGILFMVGGDGTLVAAKKIAETITERNLKVSIIVIPKTIDNDIYLVSRTFGFDTAVDIATIAIKGAHNEARGYPNGIGLIKLMGRHSGFLAATAALAQQDANFVLIPEIEIQLTGENGFLAALERRMKERKHAVIVVAEGAGQRFFENQTTEYDPSGNIKLKDIGTFLKNEISQWFKERNNPVTLKYIDPSYIIRSLPANSNDCVYCGFLGRDAVHAGMAGKTKLLVSNWNNHYVHIPMEASAGQRKYVDPKGKLWQSVLEATGQGALINGKAHETHPA; from the coding sequence ATGAAAGAAAAAACGATAACCACCAAAATTGAAACCCTTGGAGAAGCAAAGGTCCTCTCTCCCCTTGCTGCAAAGGCACAGGGTGGGTACACAGAACGGTTTGTCAAAGATGAAGACCGGGTGCTCATTGATGTGAATCTCAACAAGATTAAAGACACCATCAAAAACAACGTTGAACCACCAAGCTTTGAAAAGGCAGGTCCAAGGGAAAAAATCTACTTTGATCCGAGCAAACTCAAATGCGCCATTGTCACCTGCGGTGGACTATGCCCTGGACTCAACGACATCATACGATCGGTTGTACTTGAACTCTACCACTGCTACGGGGTCAAGAATATCTACGGCATTCGCCACGGCCTTCAGGGATTTATACCCGAGTTTGGCCATGAGGTCATGGAATTGACAGCAGCTTCGGTATCAAACATTCTTGACATGGGTGGCACCATACTTGGCAGTTCCAGGGGCACCCAGGATATCGGCACCATTGTCGACTGCCTGGAACGCATGAACATCGGCATTCTGTTCATGGTTGGTGGAGACGGCACCCTGGTGGCAGCCAAAAAAATTGCAGAAACCATCACCGAACGTAACCTCAAGGTGAGCATCATTGTCATCCCCAAGACCATAGACAACGACATCTACCTGGTTTCCAGGACCTTCGGGTTTGACACGGCCGTTGACATCGCAACCATAGCCATCAAGGGTGCCCACAACGAGGCAAGGGGATATCCCAACGGTATCGGATTGATCAAGCTCATGGGCCGCCACTCCGGATTTCTGGCTGCCACGGCAGCCCTTGCCCAGCAAGATGCTAATTTCGTACTCATTCCCGAGATAGAAATCCAGCTCACCGGTGAAAACGGATTTTTAGCTGCCCTGGAGCGCAGGATGAAGGAGAGAAAACACGCTGTCATCGTAGTTGCCGAAGGGGCGGGTCAGCGTTTTTTTGAAAATCAGACCACCGAATATGATCCGTCAGGCAACATTAAGCTCAAGGATATTGGCACCTTTTTAAAAAACGAAATCTCCCAGTGGTTTAAAGAGCGAAACAACCCCGTAACCCTGAAGTATATCGACCCGAGCTACATAATCAGGAGTCTTCCCGCCAATTCAAACGACTGCGTTTACTGCGGGTTCCTTGGAAGGGACGCCGTCCATGCGGGCATGGCCGGCAAGACCAAGCTTCTGGTCAGCAACTGGAACAACCACTATGTCCATATTCCCATGGAGGCTTCAGCTGGACAAAGGAAATACGTGGATCCAAAGGGAAAGCTATGGCAGTCGGTCCTGGAGGCCACGGGCCAGGGTGCCCTGATCAACGGGAAAGCTCACGAAACTCACCCTGCTTGA
- a CDS encoding KpsF/GutQ family sugar-phosphate isomerase, with product MIIEAAKEVLEKEAESILHLTKKIGPEFEQMVKTILSSKGRVIISGIGKSGLIGKKIVATLTSTGTNAMFLHPVEAMHGDLGMVIEQDVFIAISNSGETGELNVLLPSIKALGCAMIAFTGNPGSTMAKLCDMVIDTGVEKEACPLGLAPTCSTTAQLAMGDALAVVLIKKKNFKESDFKRSHPGGVLGQRLSCMVKEIMNHDDPPPVVARGTTITFAIGVMEQFKLGAVLITDTDNTLLGIITDGDIRHSIARGQFDFDHIVVEDVMSCDPFTIRPNSPLYDALNIMEKNEITALPVTDNSKKLCGILHLHEILGKGAFSFNGA from the coding sequence ATGATCATAGAAGCAGCAAAAGAGGTACTTGAAAAAGAAGCCGAAAGCATCCTTCATCTGACGAAAAAAATCGGCCCGGAATTTGAACAAATGGTTAAAACCATTCTCTCGTCCAAGGGACGCGTCATCATTTCCGGTATCGGCAAATCCGGCCTGATCGGTAAGAAAATAGTTGCAACCCTCACAAGCACAGGGACCAATGCCATGTTTCTCCACCCGGTTGAAGCCATGCATGGAGATCTTGGCATGGTGATTGAGCAGGATGTGTTCATCGCCATCTCAAACAGTGGAGAAACAGGAGAACTCAACGTTCTATTACCCTCCATCAAAGCCTTGGGCTGCGCCATGATTGCCTTTACCGGCAACCCCGGATCCACCATGGCTAAACTTTGTGACATGGTCATTGACACAGGTGTTGAAAAAGAGGCCTGCCCCCTGGGACTTGCCCCCACCTGCAGCACTACCGCCCAGCTTGCCATGGGAGATGCATTGGCCGTGGTCCTCATTAAAAAGAAAAATTTCAAGGAAAGCGACTTTAAACGGTCCCATCCAGGCGGCGTCCTTGGCCAACGCCTGTCATGCATGGTCAAAGAGATCATGAACCACGACGACCCTCCACCGGTCGTTGCCAGGGGAACCACCATAACCTTCGCCATCGGGGTCATGGAACAGTTCAAGCTCGGTGCGGTACTCATTACGGACACGGACAACACCCTTCTTGGCATCATCACAGACGGGGACATCCGGCACAGCATCGCCAGGGGTCAGTTTGATTTTGACCATATAGTTGTTGAAGATGTGATGAGTTGCGACCCCTTTACAATTCGGCCCAATTCCCCCCTGTACGACGCCCTGAACATTATGGAAAAGAATGAGATAACTGCCCTTCCCGTGACCGACAACAGCAAGAAACTATGCGGGATTCTCCATCTCCACGAAATTCTCGGCAAAGGCGCCTTCAGTTTCAACGGCGCGTAA
- a CDS encoding PxxKW family cysteine-rich protein, whose product MICTTIRKGDECVFMTASGCKYNGGACKPVVEACEGCQRVSSYETGNYCTSAPDPALKWKNGNCNLATHIKAAVETKKQKVNPIKASKRR is encoded by the coding sequence ATGATCTGTACAACAATCAGAAAAGGTGATGAATGTGTTTTCATGACAGCCAGTGGCTGTAAATATAACGGCGGTGCGTGCAAACCTGTGGTAGAAGCCTGCGAAGGGTGCCAGAGGGTTTCATCATATGAGACCGGCAACTACTGTACTTCAGCACCGGATCCGGCGCTCAAGTGGAAAAATGGTAACTGCAATCTTGCCACCCATATAAAAGCGGCTGTCGAAACCAAGAAGCAGAAGGTCAATCCGATCAAGGCTTCAAAACGGCGTTAA
- a CDS encoding aminotransferase class I/II-fold pyridoxal phosphate-dependent enzyme codes for MNPLAQELNSSIQALNPHVFEMLSDMGKNLFFPKGILSQSAEAKLKADKINATIGIAKQGGVVMNLPSVAGLVGGIDPNNFLPYAPSFGIPELRKTWKQSLYVKNPSLKNAKIGLPVVTSGITHAVSTFADLFINPGDRVILPDMMWGNYNMTFGIRNRAEIVHYNTFNLELTGLDLDGFETAVQGEAKASTKVIVVLNFPNNPSGYSPTVDEGKKIAQILTAVAEGGTNVVVAFDDAYFGLFFEQKTMKESLFALLANAHERILAVKLDGATKEDYVWGLRVGFITYGTQVKNDQNDVLYGALEKKTAGCIRGCISNCSHLSQSIVLKSMENENYPVYKQEKFDLLKERALKIKEVLKDPKYASAFDVYPFNSGYFMCVRLKEVDAEILRVHLLDTYGTGVIAIGSRNIRVAFSCLELGDVGLMFDTILKGVNDLTTSGG; via the coding sequence ATGAATCCCCTTGCCCAGGAACTCAACTCTTCGATTCAAGCTCTTAATCCCCACGTCTTTGAAATGCTTTCAGATATGGGGAAAAATCTTTTTTTCCCAAAGGGAATACTGAGCCAAAGCGCTGAAGCAAAACTCAAGGCTGACAAAATTAATGCAACCATCGGCATTGCCAAGCAAGGAGGGGTGGTGATGAACCTTCCTTCTGTTGCAGGCCTTGTCGGCGGTATCGATCCCAACAATTTCCTTCCCTATGCCCCCTCATTTGGAATTCCTGAGCTGAGAAAAACCTGGAAACAGTCACTCTATGTGAAAAATCCTTCTCTCAAGAATGCAAAGATTGGGCTTCCAGTGGTTACTTCCGGCATCACCCATGCCGTGTCCACCTTTGCAGATCTCTTTATCAACCCTGGGGACAGGGTGATTCTTCCGGACATGATGTGGGGAAACTACAACATGACCTTCGGCATCAGGAACAGGGCTGAAATTGTTCATTACAACACCTTTAACCTTGAGCTCACTGGCCTTGATCTTGATGGATTTGAAACCGCTGTCCAGGGTGAAGCCAAAGCGAGCACCAAGGTGATCGTTGTCCTGAATTTTCCCAATAATCCCAGTGGGTATTCCCCAACGGTGGACGAGGGGAAAAAGATCGCTCAGATACTCACGGCGGTTGCCGAAGGTGGAACCAACGTGGTTGTTGCATTTGATGACGCCTATTTTGGACTCTTTTTTGAACAGAAAACCATGAAGGAATCCCTGTTTGCCCTGCTGGCCAATGCCCATGAACGGATACTGGCCGTTAAGCTTGACGGAGCCACCAAGGAGGACTATGTGTGGGGGCTCAGGGTGGGATTTATCACCTATGGGACCCAGGTGAAAAATGATCAAAATGATGTGCTTTATGGCGCCCTGGAAAAAAAGACAGCAGGCTGTATCCGTGGCTGCATTTCCAACTGCTCCCACCTGAGCCAGTCCATCGTTTTAAAATCCATGGAAAACGAAAATTACCCGGTATATAAACAGGAAAAGTTTGACCTTCTCAAGGAGAGGGCTCTTAAGATCAAGGAAGTACTCAAGGATCCCAAATACGCATCTGCCTTTGATGTCTACCCCTTTAATTCAGGGTACTTCATGTGTGTCCGCCTCAAGGAAGTGGATGCGGAAATCCTGAGGGTTCACCTCCTTGACACCTATGGAACCGGTGTGATTGCTATTGGGTCAAGAAATATTCGAGTTGCATTCTCCTGCCTTGAGCTGGGGGATGTCGGTTTGATGTTTGACACCATCCTGAAGGGAGTTAACGATCTAACCACATCAGGGGGATGA
- a CDS encoding chloride channel protein, giving the protein MIKGVRSPDIAVAGRWLFNFILIGIIAGLGSVIFQYLCQLGLHFFMDFMAGYRPASPAGEHHLFPPTHSVFNRWILLILPAAGGIISGWLVYTFAPEAEGHGTDAAIEAYHSKGGFIRSRVPFVKTLASAITLTTGGSGGREGPIAQIGAGFGSFLATRMKLSDRERRIMMAAGVGAGVGSIFRAPLAGALFAAEVLYRDPEFESDVIIPAGISSVVAYCIFCLVFGWGSLFDSPGFKFQNPLELGPYMVLALVLVVTGIFYVKTFYGIAGFFHRLKIPNALKPAIGGLATGIIGFFLPYTLAFGYGYAQQAIFNELSIAILLALAIGKIFTTSFSIGSGGSGGVFGPSIVIGGAMGGVVGKLFHMLIPSVVTNPGTFVIVGMAGFFTAVSNTPISTIIFVSEMTNSYYLLLPSLLVCSLCYLLAKPWTIFHNQVKSRVESPAHAGEFMMDILQTIKVQDLMGLVKKVIYVKESLPFSEFKTLFSKTKQHYFPVMNQHNRFCGIFSSTDIREVIFASYIEDLVVMRDIMVSDLIVTTPSEDINTVLQKLTIKNIDALPVVKEDDHGTLLGLLYRRDVIAHYNQYLKKMKDH; this is encoded by the coding sequence ATGATAAAAGGGGTAAGATCTCCGGACATTGCCGTTGCCGGACGCTGGCTTTTCAATTTTATTCTCATCGGGATCATTGCTGGTCTTGGATCTGTGATTTTCCAATACCTCTGCCAGTTGGGCCTCCACTTTTTCATGGACTTCATGGCAGGGTACAGACCGGCTTCTCCTGCCGGCGAACATCATCTCTTTCCCCCCACCCATTCGGTTTTCAATCGCTGGATACTTCTGATCCTTCCGGCTGCCGGCGGAATTATAAGTGGATGGCTCGTTTATACATTTGCCCCGGAAGCCGAGGGTCATGGTACAGATGCCGCCATTGAGGCCTACCATTCAAAGGGCGGTTTCATCCGATCCAGGGTTCCCTTTGTAAAAACCCTTGCCTCGGCCATTACCCTTACCACGGGTGGTTCCGGTGGAAGGGAAGGACCCATCGCCCAGATTGGTGCAGGTTTCGGGTCGTTTCTTGCCACGCGCATGAAACTTTCCGACAGGGAGCGGCGTATCATGATGGCCGCAGGCGTCGGCGCAGGCGTCGGCAGTATATTCCGTGCCCCCCTGGCCGGGGCCCTGTTTGCCGCAGAGGTTCTTTACCGGGACCCCGAGTTTGAATCGGATGTGATCATTCCTGCCGGGATCTCTTCGGTGGTTGCCTATTGTATCTTCTGTCTGGTTTTTGGCTGGGGCTCTTTGTTCGACTCCCCGGGGTTTAAGTTCCAGAATCCGCTGGAACTTGGGCCCTACATGGTGCTTGCCCTTGTTCTTGTGGTAACGGGCATTTTTTACGTCAAGACCTTTTACGGGATAGCAGGTTTTTTTCATCGTTTAAAAATCCCAAATGCCTTGAAACCCGCAATTGGCGGACTTGCCACTGGCATCATCGGCTTTTTTCTTCCCTACACCCTTGCCTTTGGTTATGGGTATGCCCAGCAGGCCATTTTTAATGAGCTGTCCATCGCCATTCTTTTAGCCCTGGCCATTGGCAAGATTTTCACCACTTCATTTTCCATTGGTTCAGGTGGCAGTGGCGGGGTGTTTGGTCCGTCCATCGTCATTGGCGGCGCCATGGGAGGTGTGGTTGGAAAGTTGTTCCATATGTTGATCCCCTCCGTGGTGACCAATCCTGGAACCTTTGTCATTGTAGGCATGGCAGGATTTTTCACTGCTGTCTCGAACACACCCATTTCAACCATCATCTTTGTCAGCGAGATGACCAACTCCTATTACCTGCTGCTTCCCTCGCTTCTGGTCTGTTCTCTGTGCTATCTTCTGGCCAAGCCCTGGACCATTTTTCACAATCAGGTAAAAAGTCGGGTGGAATCCCCGGCCCATGCCGGTGAATTTATGATGGATATTCTCCAGACCATCAAGGTTCAGGATTTGATGGGGCTTGTGAAAAAGGTCATTTACGTGAAGGAGAGCTTGCCCTTTTCAGAATTCAAGACTCTTTTTTCAAAGACAAAGCAGCACTACTTTCCGGTAATGAACCAGCACAACCGGTTCTGCGGCATTTTTTCCAGCACCGACATCCGGGAGGTTATTTTTGCAAGTTATATTGAAGATCTTGTGGTAATGCGGGACATCATGGTTTCTGATCTCATCGTGACAACGCCTTCAGAGGACATCAATACTGTTCTTCAGAAACTGACCATCAAAAATATCGATGCCCTTCCCGTTGTCAAGGAGGATGATCACGGCACCCTGCTTGGCCTTCTATACCGGCGGGATGTCATTGCCCATTACAATCAGTACCTGAAAAAAATGAAAGACCATTGA
- the truA gene encoding tRNA pseudouridine(38-40) synthase TruA, whose amino-acid sequence MKTNFKLTLEYDGTPYSGWQVQNNCPTVQEEIEKALSRMLNQPIRISGSGRTDAGVHALGQVANFQAATTIGAAQLKRSLNSLLKGPIVVHECRKVDQSFHSRYSARAKEYHYHFLNREDPCGVGRNYVWHIRTPLSIPAMEECCPIITGTHDFKAFEGSGSPRSTTVRTLFSTGFERTAEDRFTFKIKGDGFLRFMVRNIVGTLVLAGAGKITPENFKTILEGKDRGRAGATAPAKGLFLVEVFY is encoded by the coding sequence ATGAAAACAAACTTTAAGCTCACCCTGGAATATGACGGGACGCCCTATTCGGGCTGGCAGGTCCAGAACAACTGCCCAACGGTTCAGGAAGAGATTGAAAAAGCCCTCAGCCGGATGCTTAACCAACCCATCCGGATAAGTGGGTCAGGCAGAACCGACGCCGGGGTTCACGCCCTGGGCCAGGTGGCAAATTTCCAGGCGGCCACCACCATTGGGGCAGCACAACTCAAACGAAGCTTGAACAGCCTTCTCAAGGGTCCCATTGTGGTGCATGAATGCAGGAAGGTGGATCAAAGTTTTCATTCAAGATACAGTGCCAGGGCAAAGGAGTACCACTACCACTTCCTTAACAGGGAGGATCCCTGCGGGGTTGGCCGCAACTATGTGTGGCACATCCGGACACCGCTTTCGATTCCGGCCATGGAAGAGTGCTGTCCGATCATAACCGGGACCCACGATTTCAAGGCGTTTGAAGGTTCTGGAAGCCCGCGATCAACCACGGTGAGGACTCTTTTTTCAACAGGATTTGAACGAACAGCCGAAGATCGTTTCACCTTCAAAATCAAGGGTGACGGATTTTTGCGTTTCATGGTGAGAAACATCGTGGGCACACTTGTCCTTGCGGGGGCTGGAAAAATTACCCCGGAAAATTTCAAGACGATCCTTGAAGGTAAAGACAGGGGACGTGCAGGGGCGACAGCCCCGGCAAAGGGGCTTTTTCTCGTGGAGGTTTTTTATTAA
- a CDS encoding dual CXXC motif small (seleno)protein: MKPIGDPPCPVCGGRLQIKRTUTQIDICCRSCGKNIPKESYKDLMDDYFEEQLANVPCNRL; encoded by the coding sequence ATGAAACCCATTGGAGACCCGCCATGCCCCGTGTGCGGTGGCAGGTTGCAGATCAAACGCACATGAACCCAAATCGACATCTGCTGCAGGTCCTGCGGTAAAAACATCCCCAAAGAAAGTTACAAAGATTTAATGGACGACTATTTTGAAGAGCAGCTTGCCAATGTCCCCTGCAACAGACTATGA
- the argJ gene encoding bifunctional glutamate N-acetyltransferase/amino-acid acetyltransferase ArgJ, translating into MKGFKFNGIKAGIKKKDVMDFGIIFSEKPATAAALFTQNKVVAAPVILGRERIKAGVCQAVVVNSGNANCFTGKKGVKDAEQTAALTAHALHIAPELVMVASTGVIGAPLPMDRVEKAIPDLVDTMEPDRVDAFATAILTTDTTAKISTRECRVKGGRFTITGVAKGSGMIKPNMATMLSFVVTDLDISSILLQSCLKKACDRSFNRICVDGDTSTNDTVIALANGMSKAVLEDSDDSIEFQRCLDEVLLELSRMVVRDGEGATKLVKIQVEGAATPEDALKIAETVAQSNLVKTAVYGEDPNWGRIIAAAGRSGAAMEPDTVDLRFGDVFLVKDGTWQGTAAEVEAAKVMQDKEIEIVLDLKMGQGRDWYLFCDFSEEYVKINADYRS; encoded by the coding sequence ATGAAAGGTTTTAAATTTAACGGAATCAAAGCCGGAATCAAAAAAAAAGATGTTATGGATTTCGGCATCATTTTTTCTGAAAAACCAGCCACGGCAGCAGCGCTTTTCACACAAAACAAGGTGGTTGCAGCGCCTGTCATCCTTGGCAGGGAGCGGATCAAGGCAGGGGTGTGCCAGGCCGTTGTTGTCAATTCTGGAAATGCCAACTGTTTTACAGGGAAAAAAGGGGTTAAGGATGCCGAACAAACGGCCGCCCTTACCGCCCATGCCCTTCACATTGCACCAGAGCTTGTCATGGTCGCATCCACCGGAGTGATCGGGGCACCCCTTCCCATGGATCGTGTTGAAAAGGCCATTCCCGACCTTGTTGACACCATGGAACCGGATCGGGTGGACGCCTTTGCAACGGCAATTCTGACCACGGACACCACGGCCAAAATCTCGACCAGGGAATGCAGGGTAAAGGGGGGGCGATTCACCATCACCGGTGTTGCCAAGGGGTCAGGCATGATTAAACCTAACATGGCCACCATGCTGTCGTTTGTCGTGACGGATCTGGACATCTCTTCGATCCTGTTGCAGTCTTGCCTTAAAAAGGCCTGTGACCGGTCATTTAATCGGATTTGTGTGGACGGCGATACCAGTACCAACGACACGGTTATAGCCCTTGCCAATGGCATGTCTAAGGCTGTTCTCGAGGACAGTGATGATTCGATTGAGTTCCAGAGATGCCTTGACGAGGTGCTTCTTGAGCTTTCCCGAATGGTTGTAAGGGATGGTGAGGGGGCCACAAAACTTGTCAAGATCCAGGTTGAAGGAGCGGCCACCCCGGAGGATGCATTGAAGATTGCAGAAACCGTTGCCCAGTCAAATCTGGTGAAAACAGCTGTTTACGGAGAAGATCCCAACTGGGGCAGAATCATTGCTGCCGCAGGAAGGTCGGGGGCTGCAATGGAACCTGACACTGTAGATCTCAGGTTTGGTGATGTCTTCCTTGTCAAGGACGGTACCTGGCAGGGAACGGCGGCTGAAGTCGAGGCTGCAAAGGTCATGCAGGACAAGGAAATAGAGATTGTTCTGGATCTTAAAATGGGTCAGGGCAGGGACTGGTATCTCTTTTGTGATTTTTCAGAAGAGTACGTTAAAATCAATGCCGACTATCGATCATGA